CTATCCCGCTTTGAAGTCATTGTTGTGGATGACGGGTCCAGTGATGGAACGATGGATATGCTGCATTCATTTGCACAAAACAGTCCTTTCAAATTCAACTTCAGGCACATTCCAAACTCCGGCCCTGCAACAGCCCGGAATTTGGGGATTTCTCTGGCAACATGTGCTTGGATTGCATTTCTTGATGCGGATGTTGTCGCCCATCCCAACTGGATTCAGCGTGGATTGGAACTTATTGAACAAAATCCCTTTGCCGGTGGTTTTGAAGGCAAAACTGAGGTCAATAATCGCCATGAACAAACCGCATTTACGCATCAGACAGAGAATACCTTTGGCGGGCGTTATCCTACATGCAATCTGATTGTACGCAAGGTGTTTTGTCATTTCTATACCAAATATCGAATTCCGTTTCGTGAGGACACAGACCTGGCATTTTGTATTCTTGAATCAGGATTCAATATTTTCTTTGATCCGCATCTGGTGGTGTACCATCCTCCCTTGTCACCCAATTATTTACGTCCTATTTACCTGGCAAAACGCTATTATTATAATGGTCTTCTGCAACGAAGGTTTCCACGGCGTTATAAAAAGGAACTCGATATTCATCGAATCATGGGATTGGAAATCCCACACTTAAAATTAAAACTCTATGGCATGTTCCTTTTATTCCAGATTGGGTTTATTGGGAGTCTGGCATATATCCCCTGGGGCGTCACACCGGCAATTTACGCAGGATCTGTCTATTTTTTCGCATATCTTTATGGGTGTGCTTTCAGCATGCTCAAAGTGGATGCACGCTCTCGTAAAATAGTGGATGGCTTGGCTTTTGCCGCACAAATTCACATTGTTCCCTGGATTCTATACCTCCAACTGATCAAGGGCTGGCTCGATTTTCGACAAGAAACGCCCTTTTCCAGACACAACTGGTTAAATCAGATTAAATTTCCTGTTGCCCAGCGTCCCCATGATATTATTCTGGTATCAACAGCAGACTGGAATCATCCCTTCTGGACCAACAAACAACACATTGCCTTACGTCTTGCTCAACGCGGAAACCGTATTTTATTCGTAGAATCCCTGGGTTTGCGTCAGATGACACCCTCTTCAAGAGACTTGTTGCGTATCTATCGACGTTCTCTGCTTCTGCTGAAAGGCATAAGGGAGCCTGTTCCTAATCTGTTTGTTTGGTCGCCCCCCATTATACCATTACATCGTTTTAATATTATTAGAAAAATCAACTGGGTTATTTTGAGCAAAATGATACAGCACTATTCTCGTAGTCTTCATTTTGAAAATCCGATTTTGTGGTCATACAACCCAATCATTTCGGAATTGGCGGATGATCTGAAGTCATCCAATATTATATATCATTGTGTGGACGAGTTAAAAGCCGCACCGGGCATGCCGGCCAAAACCATTGAAGCTCAGGAGGAAATTTTTTCAAGAAAAGCCCGAATTATTTTCACAACGTCACCCAATCTTTATAAAACACGTAAACTATGGAATTCTCAGACCTATTATCTGCCTAATCCATGTGACTACGAGCATTTTCACAAAGCTTCTCAAGATATACCCACCGCGAGAGAACTCCAGGATATCCCTGAGCCTAGGCTTGGTTTTGTCGGTGCGTTGAGTCGTTATAAAGTCAATGGTCCTTTGTTGCGTACTATTGCTGAACGTTATCCTGACTGGCATTTGATATTGATTGGTGAAATCGGCGAAGGTGAACCAGGTTCCAAATTTGACGAAATTGCGGGATTAAGCAATGTGCATATCGTTGGTCCCAAACCATATCAACAACTTCCGAATTACCTCAAAGGATTTCAGGTTGCCTTATTGCCATGCCCCATTAATGATTACACGCAGAATATGTTTCCACTGAAATTTTTTGAATATCTTGCCGCGGGATTACCGGTCGTGACTACGGCGTTACCCGCACTGAAAGATTATAAAGACATGTGTTACTGGTGTGATACAGATGAAGCCTTTGTCGAATCAATTCGTCTGGCTATTGAAGATACGCAATCAAGACCTGATAAAATCCGTAAAGGAATAGAATTGGCAAAACAAAATACGTGGGATCATCGAGTGTCTTCAATGCTTGAAATTTTATCCAAACATATCGAATATCCACCGGAAAACAATATTTGAAACTTCAACAACGAGTTCATTAATTATGCTGTTAGATTCATTGAAAACTTATAAAATATCGCGTAAACAACTGGCAATCTTTCAAAAAAAAGGGTTGACAGAAGAATGCGTTAAGAATTTGGCTTCCCTAGAAGATCAATTGTTTGTTTCGAAAGATTCCTTTCTGACTAAATTGCAATCCATGCCTGAAGGCAATGAATTGCTTAAGCATCAAGCGCTGATTCTTGGAAAAACTCTCAGTTATTTTCGTCTGGACAAGTGGATCTCAAATAAAGTCATTCGTGAGTGGACAGAAGCACTCGTATTTGCGCTCGTGGTTGCGACAATTGTCCGAACTTTTTTGTTTGCGCCTTTCAAAATTCCATCCGGTTCCATGTATCCCACAATCAACATTGGGGATCATATTTTTGCCACCATGTTTTCCTATGGTGCGCCAATCCCTTTTACCGATATCAAACTGTTTCCGCAACCCATCGAACGTGGAGATATTGTCATATTTCCCTATCCACGGGATCCATCTATTGATTATATTAAAAGAGTCGTAGCTCTTGCCGGTGAAACTGTTCAGATCATTGAGGACCAGATTTATATCAATGGAACAGCGTTGAAAGAGCCTTATGCTTATTATGATCCTCAGAAGCAGCACATGATTGAACAATTCAAACTGACAGCCGGCGAAAATATGCCACCTATTAACAATTTTGGTCCGGTCACCGTGCCGGCAGGGCATATTTTTACCTTGGGAGACAATCGCTATAACAGTGCTGATGGGCGCTATTGGGGATTTGTGGATATCAAAACTGTCAAGGGACAAGGACAACTCGTTTATTGGTCTCATGATCCAGAAGCAGGACTGTTTGGCGGATACCGACTGGAACGACTGTTTCAACGATTGAAATAGTCCTACACCTATGTTTCAGAAAACAACCTTTGGCAGGATTACAGAGTTTATGAAAAATATATCTCGAAATGACAACTGCTGGTGTGGCAGCGGTAAAAAATATAAAAAATGTCACTTGGCACAAGACACTCAGCAACAACACACCAAAGTTCAAAAAACGTCACAGGGGATCATTATAAAAACTGAAGAGCAAATAGAGGGCATCCGTAAAAGCTGTCAACTGGCTAAAAAGACGCTTGATATGGTGGAAGAACGGATCAAATCCGGAGTTACCACAGAAGATATCAATCAATGGGTACATCAATATACGTTGGAGCATAAAGCCTACCCTGCCCCGCTAAACTATAAGAAATTCCCCAAAAGTGTGTGCACCTCATTGAATAATGTGATTTGTCACGGTATTCCGGATAAAACTCTTCTAAAAGAGGGCGATATCATCAATGTGGATGTCACCCCTATCTTGAATGGTTTTTATGGTGACAGTAGCCGAATGTTTATTATCGGTTCTGCTGATAAAGTAGCAGTTCGACTGGTGCAAGTTGCCAAGGAATGCCTGGATCTGGGGATTCAGGAAGTTCGCCCATTCAATACAATAGGTGATATTGGCCATGTGATTCAAAAGTATGCTGAAGGTCAGGGATTTTCTGTGGTAAGAGAATTTGCGGGACATGGAACTGGCATAGAATTTCATGAAGCCCCACAAATATTGCATTATGGGTCTCCAAAAACAGGTGAAATCATGCGTCCCAATATGATTTTTACGATTGAACCCATGATCAATTCAGGTCGTCCGGATAGTATGGTACTTTCAGATGGTTGGACGGCTGTGACGGTTGATGGCTCCTTATCCGCACAGTGGGAACATACCGTTCTGGTCACAGAATCAGGTGTTGAAGTACTCACAGCTTGATTCTGACAGAAGGCCTGCATACTATCCCCAAATTAAGTTTCTGTATTTTAACGACTAACTATCTCTGGAGACTCACATGATATCTTTGGTACCTGTCCATGGTGGACTGAATGCGCCTGTTAACCGAATCATTCCACTGTCACGAAGACAACAGTTTCTGCAAGAAGCTGAAAACTTCCCAGCCATTGAGGTCAGTAAGGCAGATGTATCATCCGTTTACCGATTCAGCGACGGGACATTGTCTCCGTTAAAAGGACCTATGGATGAAGAAGCATGGCACCAGGTTCTGGAAGAAAACACCATTGAGTACAATTTTAAAAAATACGCATGGACCATTCCTGTATCATTACCCTTGACAGATGAGGAAGCCGCCAACATTCCTCATGGGCATACCGCTGTTCTCAAGAATGAGAAGGGTGAAGTGTTTGCCATGCTAAAACACACCCAGGTTTTTAAATGGGATAAGCCAAAGTATATCAAAAGTGTTTATGGAACAGACCGGACAGACCATCCAGGCGCAGACATGGTGTTGAAAGATTCAAGAAATCTCCTGATAGGCGGCGCGATCTGGGCATTACCCCAAAAAATTGATCCAGCCTATAGTGAATTTGTATACTCTCCGCGTCAAACACGACTCTATATCGCTGAACAAAAATGGGATCGGGCTGTTGCGTTCCAGACTCGCAATCCGTTGCATCGAGCCCATGAATACGCATTGGTCGCGGGTGTAGAACAACTTACCAGAAAAGGTTTTTTCACCGGTGTTGTGCTGAATCCATTGATTGGCGAACTCAAGGGGGATGATGTGCCGGCCAAAATCAGAATGGGTTGCTATCACAAACTCCTTGAAGAAGAACTTCTGGGACAGGGAGATAAAGATATTGAACTCTGGAATAGCAGAGGCTATGACCTGACTCAGGTTTTTGCGCTGATAGGGCTTGATATCAAAATGTTTTATGGTGGCCCCAAAGAAGCTGTGATGCATGCGATTTATCGCCAGAATCATGGTTTCACTGATATTATTATCGGAAGGAAACATGCTGATGCGCCTTATCACGACGGTACTGCCATCTGGGGAGATTTCGATGCTCAGGAAATTTTTGAATCCATGCAAGGTAATCTTGAAATTCAACCATGCAAAATTGGTTTTGCCGGATATTACGAGAGTATGAAACGTGTTGACCTGATGGAGAATCATCCCGGAGAAAAACCGTTGTCTATCAGTGGCTCAAAAATCAGGGAATCGCTCAGAAACGGCGAAGTACCGGATCCGAGAATTATCCGGCCTGAAATATCCGCTATTCTGATTGATTATTACAAACAATCCGCCTGATCATCCACTTTCTGTTATAACCTGATAACAAAGGATAGAACTATGGAACCCTGGAACAAGAACCCCAAAAAATCGCCTTGGGACAAAAATCAATCACCTAATGTTGATGAAATTTTAAACAAGCTTCAACAACAGTTTCAACGTGGCTTTGATCAGAAACCATTAGGGTTTCTGATTCTCTTTGTTATCATTGCTCTGTGGATGGTGACTGGCGTCTTCATCGTTGACCCTCAGGAACAGGCTGTGATCAAGCGTTTTGGTGTAGTGATGGATACCGTTGGTCCCGGACCTCACTATCATCTTCCGGCTCCCATTGAAACCATTGAAAAAGAAAAAGTGACAGCGGTTCAACGGATTGAAATCGGATTCCGAACGGTCGATCCCGGCCCGCCGGCTCGTTATCGACAGGTCAAGCAGGAATCCATCATGCTGACAGGCGATGAAAACATTGTGGATGTTCAATTCACCGTTCAGTACCGCATATCTGTTTTATCCGAATATCTCTATAATGTGACTAATCCTGTTGACACTGTGCGTTCAGCCGCTGAATCAGCCATGAGGGAAGTGATGGGACATACAGCCGTGGGCGATGCTCTAACCATCGGAAAAGAACAGATTGAAATCAAGACCGCAATGCTACTCCAGGGAATTCTGAATGAGTATCAGGCTGGCGTAAAAATCGAGAATGTGAAACTTCAGGATGTTCATCCACCAGAGTCGGTCAAAGAAGCATTCAAGGATGTTGCCAGTGCCAAGGAAGATAAAGAAAAGGTGATCAATGAAGCCGAAGGATATGCCAACAATCTTTTACCCAAAGCACGTGGAGAAGCCTCTCAGATCATCAATGCGGCCAAAGCCTATGCTGAAGAGGTTGTTCTGCTGGCGGAAGGAAAAAGCCAAAAGTTTAATTCTGTCTATGAGGAATATAAAAAAGCCAAAGACATTACCCGACAGCGTATTCAGCTTGATACCATGGAACAGGTTTTGCCTAGAGTGAATAAAATCGTTGTGGATCCACAATTAGGCAAAAATTTTCTCCCTTTTTTGCCCATCAACCAACAGCAAAGCTTGAAAATAACAGAGCCCAAGGCTGAACCTTAAAAATTTGTTTATTTTCTTGATTTTTATCCTAATAACACGCACTAACACCATAGTGAACTTTTTTTCACCTATAATTTTACCACTCAGGAGTTACAATGCAGCTAAACCACCGCGTTGAAAAAAATATTTGTATTTTGTCTGTCGAAGGAAATATCGCGCTGGATGGCGTCAGTGATGTCAAAAGTTATCTGAAACCATTTCTGGATGATGATTCGATAAAGGGAATTGTTATTAATTTTGAAGGTGTGAATTTTATTGATTCTTCAGGAATCGGTCTGATTGTATCCGTGTTCAAAAATTTGCAACAACGTGGGGCAAAATTAACATTGTGCAAACTTAGCCAAAAGAATCAGGAAATTTTCAACATGACCCGTCTGGATAAAATCCTCAGTATCCATGAAACAGAAGCACAGGCTATATCCAACATCTAATTTTCTGAGATTGTGGTCGATTGTAATTCAATCGACTCTTTTTCATGAGTTGATCCCAACTATTTGAATACTTCTCATATAGTGAAGGATTTTTACCCCCCTTCAATGTCAATACAGTGAGAAAGGCTATCGCCAATTTTCCCTGAAGCACTCTTGGTCTTTTCAGGCCATCTTTCCTGAAATCTGCTTTTGTGAAAGCCTCCAGAAATTTATTGTTGGCTTGTATCCATCATATTGGGGGCAAGATCCATCTTGCTTAAAAAGGGCAATGGCTCAATATTCTTTTTAGTTTCAAAAAGATGAATACGATCCAACTCTGCTTTCAAGCTTTGAATTTCCTGCAACAACATCAATGTGTATTGTTTTCTCGTCATAATCCCTCGTCATTGGTATAGAGTATTTTTTCTGGTATCAAACGATGCCCCCAGGAAAAGAAAAGCAAAACAGAGACCAACTTTATCTGATTTTTAGAATCTCCTATGACAGCAATTAAAATCCCGGAAATATGTGCCATTGTTGTTACATGGAATCCCTCAGTCGATATTGACAATAACCTGAAGCAATTACTGGACGTTTGCCGGCACGTTATTATCGTGGATAATGGTTCTCCAGACGCCTACTGGAAGACGATTGAACACCTCGGATCAAACCCTCAAATCACGATTATTAAAAACGCGACCAACACTGGTATTGCCGGGGCGCTCAACCAGGGGATCTCCAAAGCAATGGAACAAGGCTATCAATGGGGTCTCACCATGGATCAGGACAGTTTGATCACTCATGAATGTGTACACGCACTTTGGACATCCTGCCTGTCTTGTGGGGAACCGGACAAAATCGCAATCATTACACCTGTCTATCGGGATCCGGCAACACAGAGGCTGATTCGTTCTAAAAACTGCAATTCTGAGACTGCTTATGTTGAAATCATCGCAAACATGACCTCTGGCAACCTTGTTCGACTTGCGGCAATCCAACAAGTTGGAATGTTTCGGAAGGATCTGTTTATTGATTATGTGGATTATGAAATTTGTCTCCGTTTAAGAAAACAAGGCTACAAAATTATACAGGCATGTCAGGCTGTCATGGATCATCAACTGGGGCAAACCACCCGAGTTGCTATTGTTGGGCAAGTTTTTTTTCCAACAAACCACTCACCGCTCAGACGCTACTACATTGCTCGCAATCGATTGGTTCTTTATAAAAACTATTGGAAAGATGAACCTCTGTTTTTAATTAAAGATGGAATACGATTTTTGGGAGAGTTGATGAAAATTATTTTTTTTGAACAGAATAAATCCGAAAAAATAGCTAAAACCCTGAAAGGAATTCATCATGGAATTTGCGGAAAAATGGGGATCTATGAACCCTAAGGTGTATGTCCTTCTCCTGAACTGGAATGGGTGGGTTCATACACTGGAATGCCTCGAAAGTTTGTTTCGCAATGAATATCCACACTGGCAGGTAGTGGTTTGTGATAACGCTTCGACAGACAATTCCATGTTTCATATTAAAAAATGGGCAGATGGCGAGATGTTGGCGCCTGTTGGGGCAAATCCGGAGATGGCCAGTTTCACCACACCACCGTGTTCCAAACCCGTTGTTTATTGCCAGTACACCCAGGATGACATTGAAAACTCTAACATAACGCAAGATAGCACTCCATTGATTCTGATTCAGAACAAAACGAACCTTGGTTATGCTGGTGGATGTAATGTTGGATTAAAATACATTTTAAAACAGCACAACGCCGCCTACGCATGGTTGCTGAACAATGACACGGTGATTGAACCGGGTGCGCTGACATCACTGGTAAACAAATCGCTGAATGACGCCCATTATGGAATCTGTGGATCAACGTTGGTTTATTATCATCAACCAAAGCACATCCAGGCCAGAGGCGGAAATCAGTATTTTCCTGCCTTGGGCAGCACATCCCACATAGGTTTCAATGAATTTTTTTCACGGATATCCGCAGAAGAAGAACTGAAACTTGAGAAAAAAATGGCTGCGCCTGTGGGAGCAAGCATGTTGGTCAGTCGTTCATTTCTGGAGAATGTCGGGTTGATGAGCGAAGATTATTTTTTGTATTTTGAAGAACTGGATTGGGCTTTGCGAGGTCGTGGGCGCTACCATCTGGGCTATGCGTCAGACAGCATCATTTACCATAAGGAAGGAGCGTCTATCGGTGGTGGAAACAAAGACAAACGACAAAAAAGTGAGTTGGCGGACTACTATGAAATTAAAAACCGTCTTCTCATCTCTCGTAAATTTTACCCAATGTTTATCCCGACTGTTTTAGCTGGGTATCTGATCACCATCATCAATCGATTACGCCGAAAACAGGTAAACCGCATCCCCTTAATTTTCCAGGCGATTCGTGACGGTTTGCAACAAAAAATCAATTGCGTTATTCATCAACAATTTCCCAAAACTTGATCGCATGGCGGTTGACCACTTTTCCATCCTTGAGTCCAATAGCATCCATGGTGTGCCATTGGACTTTCTGAATAAGAATATCCCCATCTAAAAATGTGACACGAATTGTTTTTTTTTCTGTCACAACCTGACTCAACAGCAGGGATTCATAAGAAATTTCTGTTCTGGATGATTTTCTTTTCTGTGGATCATTCATCGGCTCTCAATTCTTGTACAAGTTTTTTAACAATATGAGGAATTGCATTT
This is a stretch of genomic DNA from SAR324 cluster bacterium. It encodes these proteins:
- a CDS encoding glycosyltransferase, giving the protein MNPQISVVIPAYNSKELLQRCLKSLASQTASLSRFEVIVVDDGSSDGTMDMLHSFAQNSPFKFNFRHIPNSGPATARNLGISLATCAWIAFLDADVVAHPNWIQRGLELIEQNPFAGGFEGKTEVNNRHEQTAFTHQTENTFGGRYPTCNLIVRKVFCHFYTKYRIPFREDTDLAFCILESGFNIFFDPHLVVYHPPLSPNYLRPIYLAKRYYYNGLLQRRFPRRYKKELDIHRIMGLEIPHLKLKLYGMFLLFQIGFIGSLAYIPWGVTPAIYAGSVYFFAYLYGCAFSMLKVDARSRKIVDGLAFAAQIHIVPWILYLQLIKGWLDFRQETPFSRHNWLNQIKFPVAQRPHDIILVSTADWNHPFWTNKQHIALRLAQRGNRILFVESLGLRQMTPSSRDLLRIYRRSLLLLKGIREPVPNLFVWSPPIIPLHRFNIIRKINWVILSKMIQHYSRSLHFENPILWSYNPIISELADDLKSSNIIYHCVDELKAAPGMPAKTIEAQEEIFSRKARIIFTTSPNLYKTRKLWNSQTYYLPNPCDYEHFHKASQDIPTARELQDIPEPRLGFVGALSRYKVNGPLLRTIAERYPDWHLILIGEIGEGEPGSKFDEIAGLSNVHIVGPKPYQQLPNYLKGFQVALLPCPINDYTQNMFPLKFFEYLAAGLPVVTTALPALKDYKDMCYWCDTDEAFVESIRLAIEDTQSRPDKIRKGIELAKQNTWDHRVSSMLEILSKHIEYPPENNI
- the lepB gene encoding signal peptidase I, which codes for MPEGNELLKHQALILGKTLSYFRLDKWISNKVIREWTEALVFALVVATIVRTFLFAPFKIPSGSMYPTINIGDHIFATMFSYGAPIPFTDIKLFPQPIERGDIVIFPYPRDPSIDYIKRVVALAGETVQIIEDQIYINGTALKEPYAYYDPQKQHMIEQFKLTAGENMPPINNFGPVTVPAGHIFTLGDNRYNSADGRYWGFVDIKTVKGQGQLVYWSHDPEAGLFGGYRLERLFQRLK
- a CDS encoding methionyl aminopeptidase; this translates as MKNISRNDNCWCGSGKKYKKCHLAQDTQQQHTKVQKTSQGIIIKTEEQIEGIRKSCQLAKKTLDMVEERIKSGVTTEDINQWVHQYTLEHKAYPAPLNYKKFPKSVCTSLNNVICHGIPDKTLLKEGDIINVDVTPILNGFYGDSSRMFIIGSADKVAVRLVQVAKECLDLGIQEVRPFNTIGDIGHVIQKYAEGQGFSVVREFAGHGTGIEFHEAPQILHYGSPKTGEIMRPNMIFTIEPMINSGRPDSMVLSDGWTAVTVDGSLSAQWEHTVLVTESGVEVLTA
- a CDS encoding sulfate adenylyltransferase: MISLVPVHGGLNAPVNRIIPLSRRQQFLQEAENFPAIEVSKADVSSVYRFSDGTLSPLKGPMDEEAWHQVLEENTIEYNFKKYAWTIPVSLPLTDEEAANIPHGHTAVLKNEKGEVFAMLKHTQVFKWDKPKYIKSVYGTDRTDHPGADMVLKDSRNLLIGGAIWALPQKIDPAYSEFVYSPRQTRLYIAEQKWDRAVAFQTRNPLHRAHEYALVAGVEQLTRKGFFTGVVLNPLIGELKGDDVPAKIRMGCYHKLLEEELLGQGDKDIELWNSRGYDLTQVFALIGLDIKMFYGGPKEAVMHAIYRQNHGFTDIIIGRKHADAPYHDGTAIWGDFDAQEIFESMQGNLEIQPCKIGFAGYYESMKRVDLMENHPGEKPLSISGSKIRESLRNGEVPDPRIIRPEISAILIDYYKQSA
- the hflK gene encoding FtsH protease activity modulator HflK — protein: MEPWNKNPKKSPWDKNQSPNVDEILNKLQQQFQRGFDQKPLGFLILFVIIALWMVTGVFIVDPQEQAVIKRFGVVMDTVGPGPHYHLPAPIETIEKEKVTAVQRIEIGFRTVDPGPPARYRQVKQESIMLTGDENIVDVQFTVQYRISVLSEYLYNVTNPVDTVRSAAESAMREVMGHTAVGDALTIGKEQIEIKTAMLLQGILNEYQAGVKIENVKLQDVHPPESVKEAFKDVASAKEDKEKVINEAEGYANNLLPKARGEASQIINAAKAYAEEVVLLAEGKSQKFNSVYEEYKKAKDITRQRIQLDTMEQVLPRVNKIVVDPQLGKNFLPFLPINQQQSLKITEPKAEP
- a CDS encoding STAS domain-containing protein, which translates into the protein MQLNHRVEKNICILSVEGNIALDGVSDVKSYLKPFLDDDSIKGIVINFEGVNFIDSSGIGLIVSVFKNLQQRGAKLTLCKLSQKNQEIFNMTRLDKILSIHETEAQAISNI
- a CDS encoding glycosyltransferase family 2 protein; the protein is MTAIKIPEICAIVVTWNPSVDIDNNLKQLLDVCRHVIIVDNGSPDAYWKTIEHLGSNPQITIIKNATNTGIAGALNQGISKAMEQGYQWGLTMDQDSLITHECVHALWTSCLSCGEPDKIAIITPVYRDPATQRLIRSKNCNSETAYVEIIANMTSGNLVRLAAIQQVGMFRKDLFIDYVDYEICLRLRKQGYKIIQACQAVMDHQLGQTTRVAIVGQVFFPTNHSPLRRYYIARNRLVLYKNYWKDEPLFLIKDGIRFLGELMKIIFFEQNKSEKIAKTLKGIHHGICGKMGIYEP
- a CDS encoding glycosyltransferase family 2 protein, yielding MNPKVYVLLLNWNGWVHTLECLESLFRNEYPHWQVVVCDNASTDNSMFHIKKWADGEMLAPVGANPEMASFTTPPCSKPVVYCQYTQDDIENSNITQDSTPLILIQNKTNLGYAGGCNVGLKYILKQHNAAYAWLLNNDTVIEPGALTSLVNKSLNDAHYGICGSTLVYYHQPKHIQARGGNQYFPALGSTSHIGFNEFFSRISAEEELKLEKKMAAPVGASMLVSRSFLENVGLMSEDYFLYFEELDWALRGRGRYHLGYASDSIIYHKEGASIGGGNKDKRQKSELADYYEIKNRLLISRKFYPMFIPTVLAGYLITIINRLRRKQVNRIPLIFQAIRDGLQQKINCVIHQQFPKT